The proteins below are encoded in one region of Zootoca vivipara chromosome 10, rZooViv1.1, whole genome shotgun sequence:
- the MRTFA gene encoding myocardin-related transcription factor A isoform X5 codes for MLDKTKTLQPAYGGIVPFVEIVSKEQKNVSLSQDSYHSLREVLQLKLQQRRTREELVSQGIMPPLKSPAAFHEQRRSLERARTEDYLKRKIRSRPERSELVRMHILEETSAEPSLQAKQLKLKRARLADDLNEKIAQRPGPMELVEKNILPVESSLKEALIVGQVNYPKVADSSSFDEDSSDALSPEQPASHESQGSVPSPMEARVCESLPTPTAASPAQVVCQLKISAESSETPFLSEQPPTPLLPLPPPVPPNLTNGVVAPAAKPLPTLIKQSQSKSSCEKSQRSKKSKEPKPKVKKLKYHQYIPPDQKQDKGAPPMDSSYAKILQQQQLFLQLQILNQQQQQHYNYQTILPAPPKPPGEQQSSSSAPPMRSLSTAVSSTSSVSSSSNGLMRQNSNTPVGKPGALPVNLDDMKVAELKQELKLRALPVSGTKMDLIERLKAYQEQNGAAGRAAAAPKPNTAILPKAADVVVAFPAARLSTGPALVSTGITSAEVVVATVAGNGVMKFGSTGSTPPVSPTPSERSLMSAGDENSTSGDAFGEMVTSPLTQLTLQASPVQFLVKEESSKGTTCSFNSSAKADPCCNNSQQDMEVQDKDQMLQEKDKQIEELTRMLKQKQQLVEMLKLQLEREKRSQQVLPATSVGEEGTATIPEPLTFGTRVKSERDFLSCQSSGQPNCQTDQSKPPQTTSQMDTSDASSVPKKAVMVKQEVPAAETEPPSQTSSFFIGQQGAGFSNLIKGAPPPTLITDSTGTHIVLTVTNQNAERQGLSPQEKVGSRPLPLRRVSSPPVKASTQQPVSSSQSSLQPPPMEPIKKVQKPGLQIVTGQLPQTVLSFSSPPNLQPFFVNGFHKGPLKTSGKTGQPSMPKKLLSQPGSPAPPSPPQMDLEQQNSSFFGTPPPLPLPASSVLMKEPPGYEEAVKQQPKPLEENGCSSQQMDDLFDILIEHGEISAQFKEQSSPGRKGATISPGCPSPSNSHHSSELPLQVPMSHTSSINPTPAGRLEDFLVSSTGLPLLTAGPDGPEPLSLIDLYSEMLSSSAILDHPSSPMDTSELHFAPEPTGEPSLDLGEANLDSMDWLELSGGPVMSLTPLSTATPSLFSTDFLDGHDLQLHWDSCL; via the exons AGACCTCTGCTGAACCTTCCCTTCAGGCCAAGCAGCTGAAGTTGAAGCGGGCCAGACTGGCCGATGACCTCAATGAGAAGATCGCCCAGCGGCCAGGTCCCATGGAGTTGGTGGAGAAGAACATTCTGCCTGTAGAATCAAGCCTGAAGGAAGCTCTCATTG TAGGTCAAGTGAACTACCCAAAGGTAGCAGACAGCTCCTCCTTTGACGAGGACAGCAGTGATGCCCTGTCTCCAGAACAGCCAGCTAGCCATGAATCCCAGGGATCTGTGCCATCCCCAATGGAAGCTCGAGTTTGCGAGTCACTTCCCACCCCAACAGCAGCATCCCCTGCTCAG GTCGTGTGTCAGTTGAAAATCAGTGCAGAGTCCAGTGAGACCCCCTTTCTATCTGAGCAGCCACCAACTCCCCTGCTACCCCTGCCACCTCCAGTGCCTCCTAATCTCACCAACGGCGTTGTTGCTCCTGCTGCCAAACCACTCCCAACCCTTATAAAG CAAAGCCAGTCCAAGTCCTCATGCGAGAAGTCTCAGCGCAGCAAAAAATCCAAGGAACCGAAACCGAAAGTCAAGAAGTTGAAGTATCACCAGTACATCCCACCGGACCAAAAACAGGACAAAGGAGCTCCTCCCATGGATTCATCTTATGCCAAAatcctgcagcaacagcagcttttCTTGCAGCTTCAGATCcttaatcagcagcagcagcagcactacaaCTATCAAACCATTCTGCCAGCTCCACCAAA gcCTCCAGGAGAGCAGCAGAGCAGCAGTAGTGCCCCGCCCATGCGTAGTCTCTCCACTGCTGTCAGCAGCACCTCTTCTGTTTCTTCCAGTTCTAATGGATTGATGCGGCAAAACAGCAACACTCCAGTGGGCAAACCAGGAGCTCTCCCTGTTAATCTTGACGACATGAAG GTGGCAGAGCTGAAGCAAGAGTTGAAGCTAAGAGCACTGCCTGTGTCAGGCACCAAGATGGATCTAATTGAGCGGCTCAAGGCTTATCAGGAGCAGAACGGTGCAGCTGGCCGAGCAGCTGCTGCTCCAAAGCCCAATACGGCAATTCTTCCCAAGGCTGCGGATGTGGTGGTTGCCTTCCCAGCTGCCAGGCTGAGTACAGGGCCTGCCCTGGTGAGCACTGGCATTACTTCAGCCGAAGTTGTTGTGGCCACAGTCGCTGGCAATGGTGTGATGAAGTTTGGTAGCACAGGCTCGACTCCTCCTGTGTCACCCACCCCCTCAGAGCGCTCCCTGATGAGTGCCGGGGATGAGAATTCGACCAGTGGTGATGCCTTTGGGGAGATGGTGACCTCTCCCCTGACTCAGCTTACCTTGCAAGCATCTCCCGTGCAATTTTTGGTGAAGGAAGAGAGCTCCAAAGGCACCACTTGCAGCTTCAATTCATCAGCAAAGGCAGATCCCTGCTGCAACAACAGTCAGCAAGACATGGAGGTCCAGGATAAAGACCAGATGTTGCAGGAGAAAGATAAGCAGATTGAGGAGCTCACCCGCATgctgaaacagaagcagcagctggtggAGATGCTGAAGCTGCAGCTGGAGAGAGAAAAGCGCTCTCAGCAGGTCCTGCCTGCCACGTCTGTTGGAGAAGAGGGCACAGCCACAATCCCTGAGCCGCTAACTTTTGGCACCCGTGTCAAGAGTGAAAGGGACTTTCTGAGTTGCCAATCTTCAGGGCAGCCCAACTGCCAAACTGACCAATCAAAACCCCCACAGACCACTAGCCAAATGGACACCTCAGATGCAAGTTCAGTGCCAAAGAAAGCAGTGATGGTGAAGCAAGAGGTGCCAGCTGCCGAAACTGAGCCGCCAAGCCAGACCTCAAGCTTCTTCATTGGCCAGCAAGGTGCAGGCTTCAGTAACCTCATCAAAggagcccctccccccaccctcatcaCAGATTCCACTGGCACTCACATAGTTCTCACCGTGACCAATCAGAATGCTGAGAGGCAGGGCCTCTCGCCTCAGGAAAAAGTGGGGAGCCGTCCCTTGCCATTGAGG AGAGTGTCCTCACCACCTGTGAAAGCATCTACCCAACAACCTGTAAGCAGCTCCCAGTCGTCTCTGCAGCCACCGCCAATGGAGCCCATTAAGAAG GTTCAGAAGCCAGGCCTGCAGATAGTCACTGGGCAGCTGCCTCAAACAGTCTTGTCTTTTTCTTCGCCCCCCAACTTGCAGCCCTTCTTCGTGAATGGCTTTCACAAAGGACCGCTGAAAACAAGTGGTAAAACTGGCCAGCCCAGCATGCCCAAAAAG CTTCTCTCACAGCCAGGATCTCCAGCTCCTCCATCTCCACCCCAAATGGATCTTGAGCAGCAGAACTCATCCTTCTTTGGTACTCCACCACCTTTGCCACTCCCTGCCTCTTCTGTGTTAATGAAAGAACCACCAGGTTATGAAGAGGCcgtgaagcagcagccaaagcCCCTTGAG GAAAATGGGTGTTCCAGTCAGCAAATGGATGACCTGTTTGACATTTTAATTGAGCATGGAG agATTTCAGCTCAGTTCAAGGAGCAATCTTCCCCAGGAAGGAAAGGCGCCACTATTTCCCCAGGATGCCCTTCTCCGTCCAACAGCCACCATTCCTCAGAGCTCCCCCTGCAGGTGCCCATGAGCCACACCAGCTCTATTAATCCCACCCCAGCAGGCAGGCTGGAAGACTTCTTGGTAAGCAGCACTGGCCTCCCCTTGCTGACAGCTGGACCTGATGGACCTGAGCCTCTGTCCCTAATTGACCTCTACAGCGAGATGCTAAGCAGTTCAGCTATCCTGGACCACCCATCTTCACCTATGGACACATCAGAATTGCACTTTGCCCCGGAGCCTACTGGGGAACCAAgcttggacctgggagaggctAACTTGGACAGTATGGATTGGTTGGAGCTGTCAGGAGGGCCAGTGATGAGCCTCACCCCCCTCAGTACTGCAACACCTAGCCTCTTCTCCACAGACTTCCTTGATGGACATGATTTACAGCTGCACTGGGATTCTTGCTTATAG
- the MRTFA gene encoding myocardin-related transcription factor A isoform X3, producing the protein MILLEPETILMAVQSVLQLKLQQRRTREELVSQGIMPPLKSPAAFHEQRRSLERARTEDYLKRKIRSRPERSELVRMHILEETSAEPSLQAKQLKLKRARLADDLNEKIAQRPGPMELVEKNILPVESSLKEALIVGQVNYPKVADSSSFDEDSSDALSPEQPASHESQGSVPSPMEARVCESLPTPTAASPAQVVCQLKISAESSETPFLSEQPPTPLLPLPPPVPPNLTNGVVAPAAKPLPTLIKQSQSKSSCEKSQRSKKSKEPKPKVKKLKYHQYIPPDQKQDKGAPPMDSSYAKILQQQQLFLQLQILNQQQQQHYNYQTILPAPPKPPGEQQSSSSAPPMRSLSTAVSSTSSVSSSSNGLMRQNSNTPVGKPGALPVNLDDMKVAELKQELKLRALPVSGTKMDLIERLKAYQEQNGAAGRAAAAPKPNTAILPKAADVVVAFPAARLSTGPALVSTGITSAEVVVATVAGNGVMKFGSTGSTPPVSPTPSERSLMSAGDENSTSGDAFGEMVTSPLTQLTLQASPVQFLVKEESSKGTTCSFNSSAKADPCCNNSQQDMEVQDKDQMLQEKDKQIEELTRMLKQKQQLVEMLKLQLEREKRSQQVLPATSVGEEGTATIPEPLTFGTRVKSERDFLSCQSSGQPNCQTDQSKPPQTTSQMDTSDASSVPKKAVMVKQEVPAAETEPPSQTSSFFIGQQGAGFSNLIKGAPPPTLITDSTGTHIVLTVTNQNAERQGLSPQEKVGSRPLPLRRVSSPPVKASTQQPVSSSQSSLQPPPMEPIKKVQKPGLQIVTGQLPQTVLSFSSPPNLQPFFVNGFHKGPLKTSGKTGQPSMPKKLLSQPGSPAPPSPPQMDLEQQNSSFFGTPPPLPLPASSVLMKEPPGYEEAVKQQPKPLEENGCSSQQMDDLFDILIEHGEISAQFKEQSSPGRKGATISPGCPSPSNSHHSSELPLQVPMSHTSSINPTPAGRLEDFLVSSTGLPLLTAGPDGPEPLSLIDLYSEMLSSSAILDHPSSPMDTSELHFAPEPTGEPSLDLGEANLDSMDWLELSGGPVMSLTPLSTATPSLFSTDFLDGHDLQLHWDSCL; encoded by the exons AGACCTCTGCTGAACCTTCCCTTCAGGCCAAGCAGCTGAAGTTGAAGCGGGCCAGACTGGCCGATGACCTCAATGAGAAGATCGCCCAGCGGCCAGGTCCCATGGAGTTGGTGGAGAAGAACATTCTGCCTGTAGAATCAAGCCTGAAGGAAGCTCTCATTG TAGGTCAAGTGAACTACCCAAAGGTAGCAGACAGCTCCTCCTTTGACGAGGACAGCAGTGATGCCCTGTCTCCAGAACAGCCAGCTAGCCATGAATCCCAGGGATCTGTGCCATCCCCAATGGAAGCTCGAGTTTGCGAGTCACTTCCCACCCCAACAGCAGCATCCCCTGCTCAG GTCGTGTGTCAGTTGAAAATCAGTGCAGAGTCCAGTGAGACCCCCTTTCTATCTGAGCAGCCACCAACTCCCCTGCTACCCCTGCCACCTCCAGTGCCTCCTAATCTCACCAACGGCGTTGTTGCTCCTGCTGCCAAACCACTCCCAACCCTTATAAAG CAAAGCCAGTCCAAGTCCTCATGCGAGAAGTCTCAGCGCAGCAAAAAATCCAAGGAACCGAAACCGAAAGTCAAGAAGTTGAAGTATCACCAGTACATCCCACCGGACCAAAAACAGGACAAAGGAGCTCCTCCCATGGATTCATCTTATGCCAAAatcctgcagcaacagcagcttttCTTGCAGCTTCAGATCcttaatcagcagcagcagcagcactacaaCTATCAAACCATTCTGCCAGCTCCACCAAA gcCTCCAGGAGAGCAGCAGAGCAGCAGTAGTGCCCCGCCCATGCGTAGTCTCTCCACTGCTGTCAGCAGCACCTCTTCTGTTTCTTCCAGTTCTAATGGATTGATGCGGCAAAACAGCAACACTCCAGTGGGCAAACCAGGAGCTCTCCCTGTTAATCTTGACGACATGAAG GTGGCAGAGCTGAAGCAAGAGTTGAAGCTAAGAGCACTGCCTGTGTCAGGCACCAAGATGGATCTAATTGAGCGGCTCAAGGCTTATCAGGAGCAGAACGGTGCAGCTGGCCGAGCAGCTGCTGCTCCAAAGCCCAATACGGCAATTCTTCCCAAGGCTGCGGATGTGGTGGTTGCCTTCCCAGCTGCCAGGCTGAGTACAGGGCCTGCCCTGGTGAGCACTGGCATTACTTCAGCCGAAGTTGTTGTGGCCACAGTCGCTGGCAATGGTGTGATGAAGTTTGGTAGCACAGGCTCGACTCCTCCTGTGTCACCCACCCCCTCAGAGCGCTCCCTGATGAGTGCCGGGGATGAGAATTCGACCAGTGGTGATGCCTTTGGGGAGATGGTGACCTCTCCCCTGACTCAGCTTACCTTGCAAGCATCTCCCGTGCAATTTTTGGTGAAGGAAGAGAGCTCCAAAGGCACCACTTGCAGCTTCAATTCATCAGCAAAGGCAGATCCCTGCTGCAACAACAGTCAGCAAGACATGGAGGTCCAGGATAAAGACCAGATGTTGCAGGAGAAAGATAAGCAGATTGAGGAGCTCACCCGCATgctgaaacagaagcagcagctggtggAGATGCTGAAGCTGCAGCTGGAGAGAGAAAAGCGCTCTCAGCAGGTCCTGCCTGCCACGTCTGTTGGAGAAGAGGGCACAGCCACAATCCCTGAGCCGCTAACTTTTGGCACCCGTGTCAAGAGTGAAAGGGACTTTCTGAGTTGCCAATCTTCAGGGCAGCCCAACTGCCAAACTGACCAATCAAAACCCCCACAGACCACTAGCCAAATGGACACCTCAGATGCAAGTTCAGTGCCAAAGAAAGCAGTGATGGTGAAGCAAGAGGTGCCAGCTGCCGAAACTGAGCCGCCAAGCCAGACCTCAAGCTTCTTCATTGGCCAGCAAGGTGCAGGCTTCAGTAACCTCATCAAAggagcccctccccccaccctcatcaCAGATTCCACTGGCACTCACATAGTTCTCACCGTGACCAATCAGAATGCTGAGAGGCAGGGCCTCTCGCCTCAGGAAAAAGTGGGGAGCCGTCCCTTGCCATTGAGG AGAGTGTCCTCACCACCTGTGAAAGCATCTACCCAACAACCTGTAAGCAGCTCCCAGTCGTCTCTGCAGCCACCGCCAATGGAGCCCATTAAGAAG GTTCAGAAGCCAGGCCTGCAGATAGTCACTGGGCAGCTGCCTCAAACAGTCTTGTCTTTTTCTTCGCCCCCCAACTTGCAGCCCTTCTTCGTGAATGGCTTTCACAAAGGACCGCTGAAAACAAGTGGTAAAACTGGCCAGCCCAGCATGCCCAAAAAG CTTCTCTCACAGCCAGGATCTCCAGCTCCTCCATCTCCACCCCAAATGGATCTTGAGCAGCAGAACTCATCCTTCTTTGGTACTCCACCACCTTTGCCACTCCCTGCCTCTTCTGTGTTAATGAAAGAACCACCAGGTTATGAAGAGGCcgtgaagcagcagccaaagcCCCTTGAG GAAAATGGGTGTTCCAGTCAGCAAATGGATGACCTGTTTGACATTTTAATTGAGCATGGAG agATTTCAGCTCAGTTCAAGGAGCAATCTTCCCCAGGAAGGAAAGGCGCCACTATTTCCCCAGGATGCCCTTCTCCGTCCAACAGCCACCATTCCTCAGAGCTCCCCCTGCAGGTGCCCATGAGCCACACCAGCTCTATTAATCCCACCCCAGCAGGCAGGCTGGAAGACTTCTTGGTAAGCAGCACTGGCCTCCCCTTGCTGACAGCTGGACCTGATGGACCTGAGCCTCTGTCCCTAATTGACCTCTACAGCGAGATGCTAAGCAGTTCAGCTATCCTGGACCACCCATCTTCACCTATGGACACATCAGAATTGCACTTTGCCCCGGAGCCTACTGGGGAACCAAgcttggacctgggagaggctAACTTGGACAGTATGGATTGGTTGGAGCTGTCAGGAGGGCCAGTGATGAGCCTCACCCCCCTCAGTACTGCAACACCTAGCCTCTTCTCCACAGACTTCCTTGATGGACATGATTTACAGCTGCACTGGGATTCTTGCTTATAG
- the MRTFA gene encoding myocardin-related transcription factor A isoform X4 has protein sequence MPPLKSPAAFHEQRRSLERARTEDYLKRKIRSRPERSELVRMHILEETSAEPSLQAKQLKLKRARLADDLNEKIAQRPGPMELVEKNILPVESSLKEALIVGQVNYPKVADSSSFDEDSSDALSPEQPASHESQGSVPSPMEARVCESLPTPTAASPAQVVCQLKISAESSETPFLSEQPPTPLLPLPPPVPPNLTNGVVAPAAKPLPTLIKQSQSKSSCEKSQRSKKSKEPKPKVKKLKYHQYIPPDQKQDKGAPPMDSSYAKILQQQQLFLQLQILNQQQQQHYNYQTILPAPPKPPGEQQSSSSAPPMRSLSTAVSSTSSVSSSSNGLMRQNSNTPVGKPGALPVNLDDMKVAELKQELKLRALPVSGTKMDLIERLKAYQEQNGAAGRAAAAPKPNTAILPKAADVVVAFPAARLSTGPALVSTGITSAEVVVATVAGNGVMKFGSTGSTPPVSPTPSERSLMSAGDENSTSGDAFGEMVTSPLTQLTLQASPVQFLVKEESSKGTTCSFNSSAKADPCCNNSQQDMEVQDKDQMLQEKDKQIEELTRMLKQKQQLVEMLKLQLEREKRSQQVLPATSVGEEGTATIPEPLTFGTRVKSERDFLSCQSSGQPNCQTDQSKPPQTTSQMDTSDASSVPKKAVMVKQEVPAAETEPPSQTSSFFIGQQGAGFSNLIKGAPPPTLITDSTGTHIVLTVTNQNAERQGLSPQEKVGSRPLPLRRVSSPPVKASTQQPVSSSQSSLQPPPMEPIKKVQKPGLQIVTGQLPQTVLSFSSPPNLQPFFVNGFHKGPLKTSGKTGQPSMPKKLLSQPGSPAPPSPPQMDLEQQNSSFFGTPPPLPLPASSVLMKEPPGYEEAVKQQPKPLEENGCSSQQMDDLFDILIEHGEISAQFKEQSSPGRKGATISPGCPSPSNSHHSSELPLQVPMSHTSSINPTPAGRLEDFLVSSTGLPLLTAGPDGPEPLSLIDLYSEMLSSSAILDHPSSPMDTSELHFAPEPTGEPSLDLGEANLDSMDWLELSGGPVMSLTPLSTATPSLFSTDFLDGHDLQLHWDSCL, from the exons AGACCTCTGCTGAACCTTCCCTTCAGGCCAAGCAGCTGAAGTTGAAGCGGGCCAGACTGGCCGATGACCTCAATGAGAAGATCGCCCAGCGGCCAGGTCCCATGGAGTTGGTGGAGAAGAACATTCTGCCTGTAGAATCAAGCCTGAAGGAAGCTCTCATTG TAGGTCAAGTGAACTACCCAAAGGTAGCAGACAGCTCCTCCTTTGACGAGGACAGCAGTGATGCCCTGTCTCCAGAACAGCCAGCTAGCCATGAATCCCAGGGATCTGTGCCATCCCCAATGGAAGCTCGAGTTTGCGAGTCACTTCCCACCCCAACAGCAGCATCCCCTGCTCAG GTCGTGTGTCAGTTGAAAATCAGTGCAGAGTCCAGTGAGACCCCCTTTCTATCTGAGCAGCCACCAACTCCCCTGCTACCCCTGCCACCTCCAGTGCCTCCTAATCTCACCAACGGCGTTGTTGCTCCTGCTGCCAAACCACTCCCAACCCTTATAAAG CAAAGCCAGTCCAAGTCCTCATGCGAGAAGTCTCAGCGCAGCAAAAAATCCAAGGAACCGAAACCGAAAGTCAAGAAGTTGAAGTATCACCAGTACATCCCACCGGACCAAAAACAGGACAAAGGAGCTCCTCCCATGGATTCATCTTATGCCAAAatcctgcagcaacagcagcttttCTTGCAGCTTCAGATCcttaatcagcagcagcagcagcactacaaCTATCAAACCATTCTGCCAGCTCCACCAAA gcCTCCAGGAGAGCAGCAGAGCAGCAGTAGTGCCCCGCCCATGCGTAGTCTCTCCACTGCTGTCAGCAGCACCTCTTCTGTTTCTTCCAGTTCTAATGGATTGATGCGGCAAAACAGCAACACTCCAGTGGGCAAACCAGGAGCTCTCCCTGTTAATCTTGACGACATGAAG GTGGCAGAGCTGAAGCAAGAGTTGAAGCTAAGAGCACTGCCTGTGTCAGGCACCAAGATGGATCTAATTGAGCGGCTCAAGGCTTATCAGGAGCAGAACGGTGCAGCTGGCCGAGCAGCTGCTGCTCCAAAGCCCAATACGGCAATTCTTCCCAAGGCTGCGGATGTGGTGGTTGCCTTCCCAGCTGCCAGGCTGAGTACAGGGCCTGCCCTGGTGAGCACTGGCATTACTTCAGCCGAAGTTGTTGTGGCCACAGTCGCTGGCAATGGTGTGATGAAGTTTGGTAGCACAGGCTCGACTCCTCCTGTGTCACCCACCCCCTCAGAGCGCTCCCTGATGAGTGCCGGGGATGAGAATTCGACCAGTGGTGATGCCTTTGGGGAGATGGTGACCTCTCCCCTGACTCAGCTTACCTTGCAAGCATCTCCCGTGCAATTTTTGGTGAAGGAAGAGAGCTCCAAAGGCACCACTTGCAGCTTCAATTCATCAGCAAAGGCAGATCCCTGCTGCAACAACAGTCAGCAAGACATGGAGGTCCAGGATAAAGACCAGATGTTGCAGGAGAAAGATAAGCAGATTGAGGAGCTCACCCGCATgctgaaacagaagcagcagctggtggAGATGCTGAAGCTGCAGCTGGAGAGAGAAAAGCGCTCTCAGCAGGTCCTGCCTGCCACGTCTGTTGGAGAAGAGGGCACAGCCACAATCCCTGAGCCGCTAACTTTTGGCACCCGTGTCAAGAGTGAAAGGGACTTTCTGAGTTGCCAATCTTCAGGGCAGCCCAACTGCCAAACTGACCAATCAAAACCCCCACAGACCACTAGCCAAATGGACACCTCAGATGCAAGTTCAGTGCCAAAGAAAGCAGTGATGGTGAAGCAAGAGGTGCCAGCTGCCGAAACTGAGCCGCCAAGCCAGACCTCAAGCTTCTTCATTGGCCAGCAAGGTGCAGGCTTCAGTAACCTCATCAAAggagcccctccccccaccctcatcaCAGATTCCACTGGCACTCACATAGTTCTCACCGTGACCAATCAGAATGCTGAGAGGCAGGGCCTCTCGCCTCAGGAAAAAGTGGGGAGCCGTCCCTTGCCATTGAGG AGAGTGTCCTCACCACCTGTGAAAGCATCTACCCAACAACCTGTAAGCAGCTCCCAGTCGTCTCTGCAGCCACCGCCAATGGAGCCCATTAAGAAG GTTCAGAAGCCAGGCCTGCAGATAGTCACTGGGCAGCTGCCTCAAACAGTCTTGTCTTTTTCTTCGCCCCCCAACTTGCAGCCCTTCTTCGTGAATGGCTTTCACAAAGGACCGCTGAAAACAAGTGGTAAAACTGGCCAGCCCAGCATGCCCAAAAAG CTTCTCTCACAGCCAGGATCTCCAGCTCCTCCATCTCCACCCCAAATGGATCTTGAGCAGCAGAACTCATCCTTCTTTGGTACTCCACCACCTTTGCCACTCCCTGCCTCTTCTGTGTTAATGAAAGAACCACCAGGTTATGAAGAGGCcgtgaagcagcagccaaagcCCCTTGAG GAAAATGGGTGTTCCAGTCAGCAAATGGATGACCTGTTTGACATTTTAATTGAGCATGGAG agATTTCAGCTCAGTTCAAGGAGCAATCTTCCCCAGGAAGGAAAGGCGCCACTATTTCCCCAGGATGCCCTTCTCCGTCCAACAGCCACCATTCCTCAGAGCTCCCCCTGCAGGTGCCCATGAGCCACACCAGCTCTATTAATCCCACCCCAGCAGGCAGGCTGGAAGACTTCTTGGTAAGCAGCACTGGCCTCCCCTTGCTGACAGCTGGACCTGATGGACCTGAGCCTCTGTCCCTAATTGACCTCTACAGCGAGATGCTAAGCAGTTCAGCTATCCTGGACCACCCATCTTCACCTATGGACACATCAGAATTGCACTTTGCCCCGGAGCCTACTGGGGAACCAAgcttggacctgggagaggctAACTTGGACAGTATGGATTGGTTGGAGCTGTCAGGAGGGCCAGTGATGAGCCTCACCCCCCTCAGTACTGCAACACCTAGCCTCTTCTCCACAGACTTCCTTGATGGACATGATTTACAGCTGCACTGGGATTCTTGCTTATAG